TAGATCCAACTCTCAAAGGCTTTTGGTTGAAAATTTCAGAAGTTTCATCTCTTCTAGGATTCACAGGATCGATGTCTTTCGCTTCGAATACGTCAACCATGATATTTCCTTTTTTCACTTTGCTAGCGTACAATTCAAATTTCTTGTTTGAAGAAGAACCTGGAATGTAAGGCAATTTGCTGAAGTTGTATTCAGGAATAGCTTTAAATACAGAATCTTTTACATAAGTCCATCCCAAAGTATCGAATGTTACCGTTACTTTTTCAGCACCGTACTCAAGCATTTCGATTTGCTCTTTTTTCACTACGTTGAATATCTTGCCAGTATCAATGAAAGAAATCAAAGTGTCCCAATCAGCAGTGTATTTGCCATTAGTAGCTTGGAATGCAACTTCTGCATCTCTGATAAGCTCTAATTTGCGGATTACGTCTTTTTCGATTTTTGCTATCCTTTTCTTGTTTTCAATGTCAGAATTAACACTATCATATAAGAAATACGCTAACGCAGCTGCGATAACAAAAAATACAATTGAAAATAATTTAGTCAAGTTCATTATTCTTTATAGTTTTTGGTGCAATTATAGTTATTTTATTAAGCTTTTAAAAGCTAAAAAGCCATAATTATGCTCATCATTTAAAATTTAAAAAACTCTCTTTCTTCAGCAGGTCCTCTACTTTTTCACAATTCGTGAAAATTTGATGAACAGTCAACGGATCCATTTTTTTGATTTCGTCAAACGGCATGAATCGTATATCGCTCATCATTTGTTCATCTTTGCCAAGTTCCGGGTCTATACCCAGATTCATGTCGGAGCTATTGTCTGTTACAAAGACTTCAAAGAATGCCTCTAAGCTATGAAGAGGGCTGTCGATAAACTCATGCAGGCAAATAAATTTGCCAACTTTAATATCGAGATTTGTTTCTTCTTTGAACTCCCTGATAATAGAACGTTCCAAGGTTTCTCCAAATTGTACTTCGCCACCCGGCGGAGACCAAAAAAAATTCTTTTTTCCAATGTTTTCGTGCTTGATCATCAGCACGTTGCCATTTTGAATACAGATCCCGCAAGCTCTAACTCTCAGCCTGCCAGTGAACTTCGATATATTTTTTTCCAAGCTCGTGCATTTTATTGTAAGTCTAAGATAACAGACGAAAGGCTTTGATCAAAGTCAATGGCGAAGTATTCACAAAATTTTGAATTCATGGTCGAAATCCAGTAATTTGCGGTGGTTGTTATCATGAATAATTGAAAGAAATTTGGCAAAAGTATCTCAAGCTTTACTGAGGGCCTTCCCTCACAAGCCAACACAGGGACAAAGCGAACTTTTTGATTTGTTTGACGATTTTTTGGATAATTCCAAAACTCGCGATGAAAAGAAAACAATGCTGATCAAAGGCTATGCGGGAACAGGCAAGACTTCCGTAATCACCTCATTGGTGAAAGTTCTGCCTATGTTTAATTACAGATTTGTTTTGATGGCTCCCACAGGTCGCGCTGCCAAAGTGATGAGCAATTATTCGAGGCGAAGGGCATTCACGATTCATAAGATTATTTATAAACTGACTTCGGATCCCGATACTGGGGATTTGAAATTCAAAAAACAGAAAAATTATAGTGTCCGTACTGTTTTCATTGTCGACGAGGCTTCTATGATTGGAGACGAAGCTTCCAATGGCGCTCGTGGCTTGTTGCATGATCTGTCCAAATTTGTTTTTGCCGATAAGTCCAATCGATTGGTGTTAATAGGGGATAGTGCTCAGTTGCCTCCAGTGAAGTTGAATCATAGCCCGGCTTTGGACAATGAATATTTGCAACGAAGCTTTGATATGGACTTGATGGATATTCAATTGACTGAAGTTGTTCGTCAAGCTGAAGAATCGGGAATACTTCACAATGCTACGCATCTGAGAGAAGAAATGGTTCAATTATCTCCGCACGTGAAAATGAGCACTTCGGGATTCAAAGACGTCTATAGGATGAGATCCAATAAACTGGAAGATGGTTTGGTGTATGCTTACGAAAAATTCGGAGTCGAAAATGCGTGCATAATTTGCCGATCCAATCGGGAGGCAGTGCGTTATAATCAATATATAAGGGCTAAGATTCATGAATATCATGAAGAGCTGGAGACAGGAGACAACCTGATGATTGTGAGAAATAATTATTCATGGTTGGATGAAGATAGTGTGGCAGGATTTTTGGCAAATGGAGACTTTGTGAAGATCAAGAGTATATTAGACTTTGAGGAGAAGCATGGGTTGAGGTTTGCTTGGTTGGAGTTGAAATTGTTGGATTATGATAGCCACCCGCCAGTTGAAGCAGCTGTAATATTGGATACTTTGCATAGCAACGCCCCATGTTTGTCAGCGGAGGAAGCCCGTAATTTGTATTATAGCGTATGTGATGAGCATGCGGGTATTTCTGACAAGAAGGCAAGAAAGAAGGCGATTCAAGAAGATCCTTACTTGAATGCCTTGCAAGTGAAGTATGCTTATGCTTTAACTTGTCACAAAGCTCAAGGTGGCCAGTGGGACGCGGTGTTTGTGGATCAAGGTTTTTTGACCATGGATAGAGTGGATGAGGATTTTTATAGATGGTTTTATACAGCGATTACAAGAGCTAAGGAAGAGCTCTTTTTGCTTAATTTTAATGATATTTTTTTTAATTGATAAATTAAATAGGTTTATGAATTCAAAAGTTATTTTGATAGTAGTGTTTTTTCTGGGCATTGCTTTGCAAGCAGCGGCTCAAGAGCCTCAAGTGCCTATTATGAGCTTTAATTCTCGAACTTACGAGTTTGGAGATGTCGTTGAAGGAATGAAGGTGAAGCATGTGTTTAAATTCAAAAACACAGGAAGCGCTCCTTTATTGCTGAATAATGTATTAGTGACATGCGGTTGCACAGCGGCTAAATGGCCTCAATCTCCAGTAGAACCGGGAGATTCCGGGCAAATAGAGATTGTTTTCGACTCCAAAGGCAGGCTTGGAAGACAGCATAAGGTGATCACAGTTTTGTCTAATGCTGAAAACAATCCCGAGAAATTAAAGATAACGTTGACTGTAGTCAAGAAAGAAGATAAGAAATAGCTGTAGTATCAGTGCAATGAAATTATAATTAAGATATAACAATAGGAAGATGAATAACTGGTTTTTGTGTAAGATAAAATATAAAAAAGAAGACGATAAAGGTGTTTTGAAAAACATCACTGAACAATACCTTGTGGATGCTTTGAGCTTTACAGAGGCTGAAGCAAGAATTTATGAAGAGATGTCTAGCATAATCAGCGGAGAGTTCATTGTTACCAACATGACTAAAAGCCGAATCACGGACGTGTTTGAATACGATGATATTGATTTGTACCATCGTTGCAAAGTATCGTATGTATTGGCTGACGAGGATTCTGGAAAAGAACGTAAGATTACCAATCAAATGCTTGTGAATGCTCAGGATGTTAAGACAGCATATGATCGTATGTTTGAAAGCTTGAGCAATATGCTTGTGCCATTTAGAGTGACAGAAGTAGTCGAGTCTCCAATACTTGAAGTGTTTAGGTTTAAGAGCCAAGAACAAAGGCAAAATGAGGTTCCTTCTAACTTGAAGCCAGTATCAGAAGTGGATAAGAAAGAAGAATAATAGTATGTAAGCGAGCGCTTTCGAATGATTCCAAAGCGCTTGTTTATATGATTATAGATTCTTGTTCGTATTCTGAACTGTTCTTATGAATGTAAAGCAGGGATTTGTTTTTGATAGCAGGAATGATTTTTTTCTGCATGGCAAAAGGTATTGCAGGACAGCCAAAGCTTCTCCCCAAGCGCTTGTATTTTTTGATAAAATCATCGCTCACATAATTTGCCGCATGCATGACAACTGCTCTTTCTCTTGCTTTATCGTTAATTCCTTTTTCAAGTCCGTCAAGTCTTAACGACAGGCCGTATTTTCCGTAATATGTTTCGCCGGTAAGGTAGAAGCCAAGACTGCTTTGGTGAGAACCATTGGTATTGCTGAATTTTTCTGCATAGTTATTGCCGCTGTTTTTTCCATGGGCGACAAGTGTTTTATATAAGATTTTTTCGTTTTTGAGATCAATGACAAATAGTCGTTCAGAGGTTGACGGTTGATCGAAATCAATGATTGTCATTATTGAGTCATTGTTGATCATGCCATCGTTGTTAAGTGCAGAGTATCCGGAAACCGCTTTTTGAAAAGCTTCATATTTGATTTCGCCTTTTTCAAAGATTCGGCCGTAAATCGATGAGCAATTTTCGGGAGACGGGTTGTCAAGTGAAAATGAAACAAATGAGCTTACCAAAATGGTAACAATGATTGCGATTTTTTTTAAACCTTTATTTTTTATCATTAATTTAAAGATATAGATATTGTAGGATCGAACAGTTTTTAAAGAAGGAAATGGTT
The Aureibacter tunicatorum DNA segment above includes these coding regions:
- a CDS encoding DUF4494 domain-containing protein; translated protein: MNNWFLCKIKYKKEDDKGVLKNITEQYLVDALSFTEAEARIYEEMSSIISGEFIVTNMTKSRITDVFEYDDIDLYHRCKVSYVLADEDSGKERKITNQMLVNAQDVKTAYDRMFESLSNMLVPFRVTEVVESPILEVFRFKSQEQRQNEVPSNLKPVSEVDKKEE
- a CDS encoding murein L,D-transpeptidase catalytic domain family protein encodes the protein MIKNKGLKKIAIIVTILVSSFVSFSLDNPSPENCSSIYGRIFEKGEIKYEAFQKAVSGYSALNNDGMINNDSIMTIIDFDQPSTSERLFVIDLKNEKILYKTLVAHGKNSGNNYAEKFSNTNGSHQSSLGFYLTGETYYGKYGLSLRLDGLEKGINDKARERAVVMHAANYVSDDFIKKYKRLGRSFGCPAIPFAMQKKIIPAIKNKSLLYIHKNSSEYEQESIII
- a CDS encoding DUF1573 domain-containing protein, yielding MNSKVILIVVFFLGIALQAAAQEPQVPIMSFNSRTYEFGDVVEGMKVKHVFKFKNTGSAPLLLNNVLVTCGCTAAKWPQSPVEPGDSGQIEIVFDSKGRLGRQHKVITVLSNAENNPEKLKITLTVVKKEDKK
- a CDS encoding ATP-dependent DNA helicase produces the protein MAKVSQALLRAFPHKPTQGQSELFDLFDDFLDNSKTRDEKKTMLIKGYAGTGKTSVITSLVKVLPMFNYRFVLMAPTGRAAKVMSNYSRRRAFTIHKIIYKLTSDPDTGDLKFKKQKNYSVRTVFIVDEASMIGDEASNGARGLLHDLSKFVFADKSNRLVLIGDSAQLPPVKLNHSPALDNEYLQRSFDMDLMDIQLTEVVRQAEESGILHNATHLREEMVQLSPHVKMSTSGFKDVYRMRSNKLEDGLVYAYEKFGVENACIICRSNREAVRYNQYIRAKIHEYHEELETGDNLMIVRNNYSWLDEDSVAGFLANGDFVKIKSILDFEEKHGLRFAWLELKLLDYDSHPPVEAAVILDTLHSNAPCLSAEEARNLYYSVCDEHAGISDKKARKKAIQEDPYLNALQVKYAYALTCHKAQGGQWDAVFVDQGFLTMDRVDEDFYRWFYTAITRAKEELFLLNFNDIFFN
- a CDS encoding NUDIX hydrolase; amino-acid sequence: MEKNISKFTGRLRVRACGICIQNGNVLMIKHENIGKKNFFWSPPGGEVQFGETLERSIIREFKEETNLDIKVGKFICLHEFIDSPLHSLEAFFEVFVTDNSSDMNLGIDPELGKDEQMMSDIRFMPFDEIKKMDPLTVHQIFTNCEKVEDLLKKESFLNFK